The Pimelobacter simplex genomic sequence CGGTGGTTCTCCTTCAGTGCGTGACTTGGTCGTTTCACACCGAAGATCCCGCCGATGGCCGCCTACTTCACGCAGCCCCGCCGCTGACCCTCAAACCCCACCACTCCACGGGACTCTCCTGTCAGCGCGGCGACGGATGTCTCCGATGGGCGCGCGGTCGACGCGGTATCGCAGACCTCTCGAGTGCACAGCGCGGCGGATCCGCATCTCTGCGGATGTGTCGCGTCGTCGCTGCGTCTGCATTCGCCGGCGGATGACCGGACTACTGGGCTCCGGGACCAATCTCAGTTCCTCAGTCGTGGTGGAAACCCATGATCTGGCGATGGACCTTGGCGAACTCCGGGTTGAGGCCATGGCCTGGATTCACGACGAGCTTGCCAATGGGATTGCCTGCGCGATCTATGACCGCCCAGTCGTCGGTGAGTGAGATGCCGCCGTGATCCAACAGCACGTGATGGTTCGGACAAAGGCACAGGACGTTGCTCGCATGATCGACGCCCGCATGGCCGAATCCGAGAGGAACGATATGAGCTGCTTCAGCGTAGAAGCCTCCTACGGTTGCCAGCTGTGTCTGGCACACCTGGCACGTGTACCTGTACAGCTTCTTGACTGACAGTGCGACCCGTCCATCCCTCATCATCCTGTAGTGGGTGACAGGAACCCGTTCCGCAGACTGGAGCGGAGGTGAGGTCTCGTCGGGCTGGAGGTCAACGTCCCCTCCGGCCTCAGGATTCGTCGCTCTCAACATGTACCTGCAGATCACGAACCCGCTCTTGCCGGGTGCCAGCCAGGCGTCTTCGACTACGAAGAGTCCGTCGTAGCGAAGGCCCTTCGTTGTTGCGCGGATCAGGCGGACAGGCACGCCCGTCTCAACGCAACGGGCGAGACTGTTGTTCAGCCCTTTCATCTCCTGGTCGGCGATGAGGGTTCCGTCTTTGTCTCGTGACCCCTGGCCGGTGTAGTAGATGACGTCGCCGAGGTCGACGTCATCCTCGTAACCGCCCGATAGGACGATGCTCTCTGCGCCGCCGCCTCGTACAGCACTACCGCAGATGCCGCGCCGGATGTCACGGTGGACGCCAGCGTCGAAGAGCGACCGACGGTTGGCGAAGAGGGTGCCGGTAGGCACGTGCGGCAATCGACCATGCACCATCAGACAAGCCTGCCGAAGTACCCGTCCGCACCGAAGAGGGCGCCACGGTCGAGGAAGAGATTGTAGTAGCTACAGGATGGCTCGCCGAGATGCAGACACGCTGGGCAAGCACCGGAGGCTCGACGGCAACCGGGGTCAAGCGGGCAGCGGGACTCACCGAAAACCATTGCGTCTAGGAGCTCGTCTAGGTCGTGTTCGAACACAGCTTGAAGGCCGCCCAGCACAAAGTCTCCACGTGAGCCGGCGTACACGAAGGCGCCGAGGTGACGAGGGACGAGGTACTCGGAGAGAGCGTCGCGGTCGATCCCCGCATACACGGCAGCAGCGCGGATTAGACGGTGTGAGACTGAGTGCAGAAGAGTCAGCACGGCGCTGCCGGTCGTGGGTTGCAGCACTTCGTCCCCCCGCTGCGGGATCTCTGCAGCGCCGAGGATTGCCAGCCGCGCGTCCTGGGCGGTACTCGGACACGTTGGAAGCAGACCTCGGCCATGAAGCCAGCTAGCCACGCGAACAGGGTCGAGTCTGATGAACAGCGCCTCGGTCTCGGTCCTGTCTGCGTAGACCCGGTACGCGCCGCGCCGCCCCCGGAACATCACGAGGCGCGACTGCCCGGATGACGCGTCGCGGCTGTAACCAAACACTCCACGGAGTACCGGGAATCGGTCGACCAGGTCCACGGTCTCGAGACCGGCAGTGGAGAACGCCCCTCGGTAGGAGTGCTCGAACCGATGCCGTGTTGCGTCACTACCCGCATGGCTGACAAGGTCCGACACCGTCGTGCGGCCGTTGTAGACGCTGATCGCGACGTCCAGAGCCTCTTCGCGGGCGGCGTCAAGCTTGTCTGCGGGAAGGGAATCGGTCGAGCTACCTTGACTGAACTGTTGTCCTGCGGACTCGGCAGCTTGAACGGCAGCCTGCGCCGCAGCCTCGCTCAGTCCCATTGCAATCATCTGCTCGTAGAGCGTCCCGGTGCTGCGCGGTGCGGCCTGCGGCCTGGTTCCGGGCATGCCATCGATCACCCAGTCCAGGCAGTGCGCGGCCCCGCCGATCGCGTTCAGCTCCTGCAGTTGGTCGGGTCTGGCCGGCGTGACCATCGTGAAGTTGTGACTAGTGAAGACATTGGCGCCCCGGTGAACCGTGTAGCTCATTCCGGGAGCGCCACACCCCCGACACGGACGACCAGCTCCGAGTCCGCGTAGGAGCTCACGGTTACAGGTCGGACAGGTGAAGCGCAGGTCTTTGGCCTGAGCAGTGCCGGGCGAGTTCATCTGGACGTCGTCGTGTGCTTGGCAACGAGGAATCCACGGAACTGTCAGGTATCCGCAGTGGTGAAACCCGACGAACGGCAACTGACTCCATCTGCGAACGCCGCACTTG encodes the following:
- a CDS encoding YDG/SRA domain-containing protein, coding for MVHGRLPHVPTGTLFANRRSLFDAGVHRDIRRGICGSAVRGGGAESIVLSGGYEDDVDLGDVIYYTGQGSRDKDGTLIADQEMKGLNNSLARCVETGVPVRLIRATTKGLRYDGLFVVEDAWLAPGKSGFVICRYMLRATNPEAGGDVDLQPDETSPPLQSAERVPVTHYRMMRDGRVALSVKKLYRYTCQVCQTQLATVGGFYAEAAHIVPLGFGHAGVDHASNVLCLCPNHHVLLDHGGISLTDDWAVIDRAGNPIGKLVVNPGHGLNPEFAKVHRQIMGFHHD
- a CDS encoding DUF1998 domain-containing protein, with product MSYTVHRGANVFTSHNFTMVTPARPDQLQELNAIGGAAHCLDWVIDGMPGTRPQAAPRSTGTLYEQMIAMGLSEAAAQAAVQAAESAGQQFSQGSSTDSLPADKLDAAREEALDVAISVYNGRTTVSDLVSHAGSDATRHRFEHSYRGAFSTAGLETVDLVDRFPVLRGVFGYSRDASSGQSRLVMFRGRRGAYRVYADRTETEALFIRLDPVRVASWLHGRGLLPTCPSTAQDARLAILGAAEIPQRGDEVLQPTTGSAVLTLLHSVSHRLIRAAAVYAGIDRDALSEYLVPRHLGAFVYAGSRGDFVLGGLQAVFEHDLDELLDAMVFGESRCPLDPGCRRASGACPACLHLGEPSCSYYNLFLDRGALFGADGYFGRLV